Proteins from a single region of Oncorhynchus tshawytscha isolate Ot180627B linkage group LG03, Otsh_v2.0, whole genome shotgun sequence:
- the fhl2a gene encoding four and a half LIM domains protein 2a, which produces MTERYDCHYCKESLFGKKYVLREENPYCVKCYESLYSNTCEDCKKPIGCNTRDLSYKDRHWHEECFQCFQCKRSLVDKPFSTKDDQLLCTECYSNEYSSKCHECKKTIMPGSRKMEHKGNSWHETCFTCQRCQQPIGTKSFIPKENHNFCVPCYEKQFAMQCVHCKKPITTGGVTYRDQPWHKDCFLCTGCKQQLSGQRFTSRDDFAYCLNCFCNLYAKKCASCTTPISGLGGSKYISFEERQWHNDCFNCKKCSVSLVGRGFLTERDDILCPECGKDI; this is translated from the exons ATGACGGAGCGCTATGACTGCCACTACTGTAAGGAATCCCTGTTCGGGAAGAAATACGTCCTGAGAGAGGAAAACCCATACTGTGTCAAATGCTACGAGAGCCTGTACTCAAACACCTGTGAGGACTGCAAGAAACCCATCGGCTGCAACACCagg GACCTGTCCTATAAGGACCGCCACTGGCACGAGGAGTGTTTCCAGTGCTTCCAGTGTAAACGCTCTCTGGTGGACAAGCCCTTCTCCACCAAGGATGACCAGCTGCTCTGCACTGAGTGCTACTCCAATGAGTACTCCTCCAAGTGCCACGAGTGCAAGAAGACCATCATGCCTG GCTCCAGGAAGATGGAGCATAAGGGTAACAGCTGGCATGAGACCTGCTTCACCTGCCAGCGTTGCCAGCAGCCCATCGGCACCAAGAGCTTCATCCCCAAGGAGAACCACAACTTCTGTGTGCCCTGCTACGAGAAACAGTTTGCCATGCAGTGTGTGCACTGCAAGAAG CCCATCACTACTGGCGGGGTGACCTATCGCGACCAGCCCTGGCATAAGGACTGCTTCCTGTGCACCGGCTGCAAGCAGCAGCTGTCTGGCCAACGCTTCACCTCCCGTGACGACTTTGCCTACTGCCTCAACTGTTTCTGCAACCTGTATGCCAAGAAGTGTGCTTCCTGCACCACCCCCATCAGCG GTCTGGGTGGCAGTAAGTACATCTCGTTTGAAGAGCGCCAGTGGCACAACGACTGTTTCAACTGTAAGAAGTGCTCCGTCTCCCTGGTGGGCCGGGGTTTCCTCACCGAGCGTGACGACATCCTGTGCCCCGAGTGTGGCAAAGACATCTGA